From a region of the Aeoliella mucimassa genome:
- a CDS encoding FMN-binding glutamate synthase family protein: MAWYWLVGIGVVVVLLLWVAYDLLQTKHAILHNFPIIGHFRYWLEAIGPELRQYIVTSNNEERPFSRDERRWVYASSKKQNSYFGFGTDNDLEQTPNYLIIRHSAFPLEDPRPGDADFDAQHNIPCAKVMGEHRGRKHAFRPESVINLSAMSYGSLSSAAVEALNRGAHIASCLHNTGEGGISKHHLHGADLVWQIGTGYFGCRDTNGRFDFQKFVDTAQANPVRAIEIKLSQGAKPGRGGLLPAAKITPEIAEIRGIPMGRDCNSPGGHKEFRDVDSMLDFVERLAEGTGLPVGIKSAVGQMSFWHDLAQQMVDTDRGVDFITIDGGEGGTGAAPLVFTDHVALPFKSAMSSVFKVMKEANIDERLIMIGSGKLGFPESALFAFGLGCDMINVGREAMLSIGCIQAQRCHTGHCPAGVATQNKWLMSGLNPSDKSHRFANYIVSLRKEIMEVSRACGVAHPSQITIDLFDILDASLMTRNAADCIDTSGSAANGKYTGVMI, encoded by the coding sequence ATGGCTTGGTACTGGCTGGTTGGCATCGGCGTCGTGGTGGTCTTGCTCTTGTGGGTTGCTTACGACCTGCTGCAGACCAAGCATGCGATCTTGCACAACTTTCCGATCATTGGTCACTTTCGCTACTGGCTCGAGGCCATTGGCCCTGAGCTTCGGCAGTACATCGTCACCAGTAACAACGAAGAGCGACCGTTCAGCCGCGACGAACGCCGGTGGGTGTACGCGTCGAGCAAGAAGCAGAATAGCTACTTTGGCTTCGGCACCGATAACGACCTGGAGCAAACGCCAAACTACCTGATCATTCGGCACTCGGCGTTCCCGCTGGAAGATCCTCGCCCTGGCGATGCCGATTTCGACGCGCAGCACAACATTCCGTGCGCGAAGGTGATGGGCGAGCACCGCGGCCGCAAGCATGCGTTCCGCCCCGAGTCGGTGATCAATCTGTCGGCGATGAGCTACGGGTCGCTGTCGAGCGCGGCGGTCGAAGCCTTGAATCGCGGCGCCCACATCGCGAGCTGCCTGCACAACACCGGCGAGGGAGGCATCTCGAAGCATCATCTGCACGGGGCCGATCTCGTGTGGCAAATCGGTACTGGATACTTTGGCTGTCGCGACACGAACGGGCGGTTCGACTTCCAGAAGTTTGTCGATACCGCGCAGGCGAACCCGGTGCGGGCGATCGAAATCAAGTTGAGCCAAGGCGCGAAGCCGGGCCGCGGCGGGTTGTTGCCAGCAGCGAAAATCACCCCTGAGATTGCCGAGATCCGTGGCATTCCCATGGGCCGCGATTGCAACAGCCCTGGCGGACACAAAGAGTTTCGCGACGTTGATAGCATGCTCGATTTCGTCGAGCGGCTGGCCGAGGGAACCGGGCTGCCGGTCGGCATCAAAAGCGCGGTAGGGCAGATGAGCTTCTGGCACGACCTGGCCCAGCAAATGGTCGACACCGATCGCGGGGTCGACTTCATTACCATCGACGGCGGCGAAGGGGGCACCGGGGCCGCGCCGCTGGTGTTTACCGACCACGTGGCACTACCATTTAAGTCGGCCATGAGTAGCGTGTTCAAGGTGATGAAGGAAGCGAATATCGACGAGCGGCTGATCATGATTGGCTCCGGCAAGCTGGGCTTTCCCGAGTCGGCCTTGTTTGCCTTTGGCTTGGGGTGCGATATGATCAACGTCGGCCGCGAAGCGATGCTGTCGATCGGCTGCATCCAGGCCCAGCGGTGCCATACCGGGCATTGCCCCGCGGGGGTGGCTACGCAGAATAAATGGTTGATGAGTGGGCTGAATCCGAGCGATAAGTCGCACCGATTTGCGAATTACATTGTGTCGCTACGTAAAGAGATCATGGAAGTGAGCCGCGCTTGCGGAGTGGCCCACCCGTCGCAGATTACGATCGACCTGTTCGATATCCTCGACGCTTCGCTGATGACGCGTAACGCGGCCGACTGCATCGATACCAGCGGCTCCGCGGCCAATGGCAAATACACTGGAGTCATGATTTGA